From Rudanella lutea DSM 19387, a single genomic window includes:
- a CDS encoding M28 family metallopeptidase, with protein sequence MRVIALACKALPTVIGTTLFSLAGMAQSGTPAIPAEAQKAAKAVRPEAIEAHMRYLSDDKLQGRKPGSPGYELAAQYVESQFKSLGFTPVGKSYRQAVPLRRAQVVEEGSSMSLTRRGADGLDGPAQALTYGRNFILSPQFGQATSEVSAPVVFVGFGVSAPELGYDDYANIDVRGKIVACFNGAPASFPSNQRAYSGSAKQEVAAARGAVGIITFSLPTDMRARIESNAPRNRLPTYRWVDPKGQAQRTYPQLKVIASMGDSTARTLFAGAEKTFDQARIAATQSKPQAFPLNLSVRARTQTELNDGLVGENIVGMLPGTDPRLKDEYVVYVSHLDHLGITRPLKSAPADSINNGAHDNASGVAINLEAARLFASLPKAPRRSILFVAVTGEEMGLLGSDYFASNPTVPKDKIVANLCLDMPFFFHPLIDIVPYGSEHSSMVGAVNAAAQFVGVQIAKDPIPEQAVFMRSDHFSFVRQGIPAIYIKSGSTTGDTRDGTKLNLDWRATVYHTPKDDMNQPFDWSAAARHVQLQFLIGYLTAQADERPVWNKGDFFGTKFGR encoded by the coding sequence ATGCGCGTAATCGCACTTGCCTGCAAGGCACTGCCTACTGTAATCGGAACAACACTCTTTAGTCTGGCCGGAATGGCCCAATCCGGCACGCCCGCCATTCCGGCCGAGGCTCAGAAAGCGGCCAAGGCCGTGCGGCCGGAGGCAATCGAGGCCCATATGCGGTACCTCTCCGACGATAAATTACAGGGCCGTAAACCCGGCTCGCCCGGTTATGAGCTGGCCGCTCAGTATGTTGAAAGCCAGTTTAAATCGCTTGGTTTTACCCCTGTTGGAAAAAGTTACCGGCAGGCTGTGCCGTTGCGCCGGGCGCAGGTGGTGGAAGAGGGGAGTTCGATGAGCCTCACGCGCCGGGGTGCCGACGGTCTTGATGGCCCTGCTCAGGCGCTGACCTACGGCCGTAACTTTATCCTGAGCCCTCAGTTTGGGCAGGCTACGAGCGAGGTCTCGGCTCCGGTCGTGTTTGTTGGCTTTGGGGTGTCGGCCCCCGAACTGGGCTACGACGACTATGCCAACATCGACGTGCGGGGCAAAATTGTGGCCTGTTTCAATGGGGCACCCGCTTCGTTCCCGTCGAATCAGCGGGCGTATTCGGGTTCGGCCAAGCAGGAGGTAGCCGCAGCCCGTGGGGCCGTGGGTATCATCACGTTTAGCCTGCCTACCGACATGCGGGCGCGCATCGAGTCGAATGCCCCGCGCAACCGACTGCCAACCTACCGTTGGGTCGACCCGAAAGGGCAGGCACAGCGTACCTACCCGCAACTGAAAGTGATTGCGTCGATGGGCGACTCAACGGCCCGCACCCTGTTTGCCGGGGCCGAAAAGACGTTCGATCAGGCACGTATTGCCGCTACCCAGAGTAAGCCGCAGGCGTTTCCGCTCAACCTCTCGGTGCGGGCGCGTACGCAAACCGAGCTGAACGACGGGCTGGTGGGCGAAAACATTGTGGGAATGCTACCCGGCACCGACCCCCGGCTCAAAGACGAGTACGTGGTGTACGTGTCGCACCTCGACCATCTGGGCATCACCCGGCCGCTCAAAAGTGCCCCTGCCGACTCGATCAATAACGGGGCGCACGACAATGCCTCGGGCGTCGCTATTAATCTCGAAGCGGCCCGGCTGTTTGCGTCGTTGCCTAAAGCCCCCCGCCGGTCAATCCTGTTTGTGGCCGTTACGGGCGAAGAAATGGGGCTGCTCGGCTCCGACTACTTCGCCAGTAACCCCACAGTACCCAAAGACAAAATCGTGGCAAACCTGTGTCTGGATATGCCCTTTTTCTTCCACCCACTCATCGATATTGTGCCGTACGGCTCGGAGCATTCGAGCATGGTAGGGGCCGTCAACGCGGCCGCACAGTTTGTGGGGGTGCAAATTGCCAAAGACCCTATTCCTGAGCAGGCTGTGTTTATGCGTTCGGACCATTTCAGCTTTGTGCGGCAGGGAATCCCGGCTATTTACATCAAAAGCGGCTCGACTACCGGCGACACCCGCGACGGCACAAAACTCAACCTCGACTGGCGGGCTACCGTGTACCACACGCCTAAAGATGACATGAACCAGCCGTTCGACTGGAGTGCGGCCGCCCGGCACGTGCAGTTGCAGTTTCTGATTGGCTACCTCACGGCCCAGGCCGACGAACGGCCGGTCTGGAATAAGGGCGATTTTTTTGGGACAAAATTTGGTCGTTGA
- a CDS encoding DUF1800 domain-containing protein, which produces MAYLSPYSAVLTAKTAAHLLRRATFGPTPAEITQFTGKTAAEAVQLLIGNANYNPPAPVDLDSTQPTAGQAYMGFAFNGDRNFDFGHYIRYWWLGLMLGQNQPISLLDKLTLFWQNHFVTTREVVDDYRFVWRYMQLLRNGALGNFRTLVTEISKDPAMLKYLNGNENEVGKPNENYARELQELFTVGAVDYDGNKNYTEDDVKAAARVLTGWKFTNYWVNGSTSISTTFNAAKHDTTNKTFSASYNNAVITGRTGTTAGDTELNDLVTMLLNHPQTARYICRKLYRWFVNPIVTPDIETNVIIPLAQFFASAGNNWAIRPVIEKLLTSDIFFDPANIGAMIKSPAEFQIGALRFFGQMPPDMRTKITPFKKYMDFVFWRMRDLQEPLLDQPSVFGYEPYYQTGFSKIWINTTTVALRNDYTDAFIWRWLEVEPGYKLGIDLIAWVTSLQPNFSDIPASGTGGTGPVTCVQVLDAFTQNLFATDLFGSQKDFLIDQIMMMNSSPRTSWEFEWNTYRRTITYPANYTTTQITNARNTINWRLQTLMKYILRMAEYHVL; this is translated from the coding sequence ATGGCCTACCTTTCTCCGTACAGTGCGGTACTGACCGCCAAAACGGCGGCCCATCTGCTCCGGCGGGCAACGTTTGGCCCCACCCCCGCCGAGATTACGCAGTTTACGGGTAAAACGGCCGCCGAGGCTGTGCAGCTACTCATCGGTAATGCAAATTACAACCCGCCCGCGCCCGTCGACCTGGATAGCACGCAGCCCACCGCCGGTCAAGCGTACATGGGGTTTGCGTTTAATGGTGATCGGAACTTCGATTTTGGGCATTACATCCGGTACTGGTGGCTGGGGCTCATGCTCGGGCAGAATCAGCCGATAAGCCTGCTCGACAAGCTGACGTTATTCTGGCAGAATCACTTTGTGACAACCCGCGAGGTGGTTGACGATTACCGGTTTGTGTGGCGGTATATGCAATTACTTCGCAATGGTGCCTTGGGGAATTTTCGGACGCTGGTGACCGAAATCAGCAAAGACCCGGCCATGCTCAAATACCTCAACGGCAACGAAAACGAGGTGGGAAAGCCCAACGAAAACTACGCCCGCGAGTTGCAGGAGCTGTTTACGGTCGGGGCGGTCGACTACGACGGGAACAAAAATTACACCGAAGACGACGTGAAGGCAGCCGCGCGGGTGCTCACGGGCTGGAAGTTTACCAACTACTGGGTCAACGGGTCTACCAGCATTAGCACTACGTTCAATGCGGCCAAACACGACACAACAAACAAAACGTTTTCGGCCAGCTACAACAATGCCGTGATTACGGGCCGTACCGGCACTACAGCGGGCGATACCGAGCTGAACGATCTGGTAACGATGCTGTTGAACCACCCGCAAACCGCCCGGTATATCTGCCGCAAGCTCTACCGCTGGTTTGTAAACCCCATTGTGACGCCCGACATTGAGACAAACGTGATTATTCCGCTGGCCCAGTTTTTTGCGTCGGCGGGGAATAACTGGGCTATCCGGCCGGTGATTGAGAAGCTCCTGACGAGCGATATTTTCTTCGACCCGGCCAATATCGGGGCCATGATCAAGTCGCCGGCGGAGTTTCAGATTGGGGCGTTACGATTTTTTGGGCAGATGCCGCCCGATATGCGGACGAAGATCACCCCATTCAAAAAGTATATGGACTTTGTGTTCTGGCGGATGCGCGATTTGCAGGAGCCGCTACTCGATCAGCCGAGTGTGTTTGGATACGAGCCGTATTACCAGACGGGGTTCTCTAAAATCTGGATCAACACCACCACCGTAGCCCTGCGTAACGACTATACCGACGCCTTCATCTGGCGTTGGCTGGAGGTAGAGCCCGGATATAAACTCGGTATCGATTTGATTGCCTGGGTAACGAGCCTGCAACCCAACTTTAGCGATATTCCGGCTTCGGGTACGGGCGGCACCGGGCCAGTTACCTGCGTGCAGGTACTCGACGCCTTTACCCAGAATCTGTTCGCCACCGATCTGTTTGGGAGTCAGAAAGACTTTCTGATCGATCAGATCATGATGATGAACTCGTCGCCCCGTACCAGCTGGGAGTTTGAGTGGAACACCTACCGCCGAACCATCACGTACCCGGCCAACTACACCACCACCCAAATCACCAACGCCCGCAATACGATCAACTGGCGGCTCCAGACCCTGATGAAGTACATTTTGCGCATGGCCGAATACCACGTATTATGA
- a CDS encoding zinc metallopeptidase, with the protein MAGAYLIGIIVFAVSAFVSWRLRSKFNEYSQIGLSNGLSGAEIAQRMLNENGIYDVRVLSVEGMLTDHYNPQDKTVNLSADVYYGRSVAAAAVAAHECGHAVQHKVAYGPLKFRSAIVPFVSVASQYMQWVILAGILLINTSLIPLTIGVALFAATTLFSFITLPVEFDASKRALAWVQTRGIVTQREYDYAKDALWWAAMTYVVAAIGSLATLLYYVSILMGARRND; encoded by the coding sequence ATGGCAGGTGCTTATTTAATTGGTATCATCGTTTTCGCAGTCAGTGCTTTCGTAAGCTGGCGACTGCGGAGCAAGTTCAACGAGTATTCACAGATTGGCCTGAGCAACGGCCTTAGCGGGGCTGAGATTGCCCAACGGATGCTCAACGAAAATGGGATTTATGACGTGCGGGTACTCTCGGTGGAGGGTATGCTCACCGACCACTATAACCCGCAGGACAAAACCGTAAACCTTAGTGCCGACGTGTATTACGGCCGTAGCGTAGCCGCTGCCGCCGTAGCCGCGCACGAGTGTGGACACGCTGTACAACACAAGGTGGCTTACGGGCCGCTGAAGTTCCGGTCGGCCATTGTGCCGTTTGTGTCGGTAGCGTCGCAGTATATGCAGTGGGTGATTTTGGCAGGTATTCTGCTCATTAACACCTCGCTTATTCCGCTTACCATCGGGGTAGCTCTGTTTGCGGCTACTACCTTGTTCAGCTTTATTACCTTGCCCGTTGAGTTCGACGCGAGCAAGCGGGCGCTGGCGTGGGTGCAAACCCGGGGTATTGTGACCCAGCGCGAGTACGACTACGCTAAAGACGCCCTGTGGTGGGCGGCAATGACCTATGTGGTGGCGGCCATTGGCTCGCTGGCAACGTTGCTCTACTACGTGAGTATCCTGATGGGCGCTCGCCGAAACGATTAA
- a CDS encoding phage holin family protein, whose translation MNFILHLLLDAAVIFGLAYVMPQIEVKSFGTAVLIALILGILNFLVGWLLAFPLNLVTFFLLTGLVRLVVTALLLKLIDKFMDSFTIHGFWPALVIALAVAVAGTLIDRSAPSEPMREAGHVAVLAPGR comes from the coding sequence ATGAATTTCATCCTACATCTCCTGCTCGATGCCGCCGTCATTTTCGGCCTTGCTTACGTCATGCCCCAAATCGAAGTAAAGAGCTTCGGTACGGCCGTACTCATCGCACTGATTCTCGGCATCCTCAACTTTCTGGTGGGCTGGCTGCTGGCCTTTCCGCTCAACTTAGTCACGTTCTTTTTACTGACGGGGCTGGTCCGGCTTGTGGTTACAGCCCTGCTGCTCAAGCTGATCGACAAGTTTATGGATAGCTTCACGATTCATGGTTTCTGGCCTGCCCTCGTTATTGCCCTGGCCGTTGCGGTTGCCGGTACCCTGATCGACCGGTCGGCCCCGAGTGAGCCTATGCGCGAAGCCGGGCACGTAGCCGTACTGGCTCCCGGTCGGTAA
- a CDS encoding DUF1501 domain-containing protein: protein MKRRDFMRAASSALLPVMVDGFGVKAMAKSSALVQSLMQTGAAYGDRVLVIIYLNGGNDGLNTVIPLDQLSAYNTLRGYGTAANVAIPQNKVLTLSGNDKTGLHPSMTGLRNLYNDGKLTIVHSVSYPNPDQSHYRSTDIWMTAVDAEQTSETGWAGRYLNTQFPGYPVGYPNPQMEDPLAIQIGYLTSTALLGPTQSMGIAINDPDSFYQLVGAATSTSPADLPCCDAGDLIAYIRKQQALSVGYAGEIKRAADAGRNLATYPASTEKNYLADQLKIVARLIHGGLKTKIYFVSLGGFDTHSTQVDSADPTLGEHASLLGKLSAGIAAFQQDLALQGTEDRVVGMTFSEFGRRANSNNSRGTDHGVAAPMFVFGKAVKHPTIGTNPDLNDLIPSYGGNKDIKMQIDFRRVYGDLLTDWFGAAPATTGQVLFRNFPTVSLFSDVVETVASGDWTNRAVWTVGRQPMPGEFVRVNAGHTVTIGQNVSVRNVKLDGKLQFTGPYKLSITG from the coding sequence ATGAAACGAAGAGATTTTATGCGGGCGGCCTCGTCGGCCCTGCTCCCGGTTATGGTCGATGGGTTTGGGGTGAAGGCCATGGCCAAAAGCTCGGCCCTGGTGCAGTCGCTGATGCAGACTGGCGCGGCTTACGGCGACCGGGTGCTGGTGATTATTTACCTCAACGGCGGCAATGACGGCCTCAATACCGTGATTCCGCTCGATCAGCTGAGTGCCTACAACACCCTGCGTGGCTACGGTACAGCGGCCAACGTGGCCATTCCGCAAAACAAAGTCCTGACACTGTCGGGCAATGATAAAACCGGGTTGCACCCCTCGATGACCGGGTTGCGCAACCTGTACAACGACGGTAAGCTGACGATTGTCCACTCGGTATCGTACCCCAATCCCGATCAGTCGCATTACCGCTCGACAGACATCTGGATGACGGCCGTCGACGCCGAGCAGACAAGCGAAACCGGCTGGGCCGGGCGTTACCTGAACACGCAGTTTCCGGGCTATCCGGTGGGCTACCCCAACCCACAAATGGAAGACCCGCTGGCTATCCAGATCGGCTACCTGACCTCTACGGCCCTGCTCGGCCCCACACAGTCGATGGGGATTGCCATCAACGACCCGGATAGTTTTTACCAGCTTGTAGGGGCTGCTACCTCCACCTCGCCAGCCGATTTGCCTTGTTGTGATGCGGGCGACCTGATTGCGTACATCCGCAAGCAGCAGGCGCTTTCGGTAGGGTATGCGGGCGAAATTAAACGGGCGGCCGATGCCGGTCGCAACCTCGCTACCTACCCGGCGTCGACCGAGAAAAATTACCTGGCCGATCAGCTCAAAATTGTGGCCCGGCTTATTCACGGCGGCCTCAAAACCAAAATCTACTTTGTGTCGCTTGGGGGCTTTGATACCCACTCGACCCAGGTCGATAGTGCCGACCCGACCCTGGGCGAACACGCCAGCTTGCTCGGGAAACTGTCGGCAGGGATTGCGGCTTTCCAGCAGGACCTGGCTTTGCAGGGTACCGAAGACCGGGTGGTGGGCATGACGTTTTCGGAGTTTGGGCGTCGGGCCAATTCCAATAACTCGCGCGGTACCGACCACGGGGTAGCTGCCCCGATGTTTGTGTTTGGCAAGGCCGTAAAACACCCCACCATTGGCACCAATCCCGACCTGAACGACCTGATTCCGAGTTATGGCGGCAACAAAGACATCAAAATGCAGATTGACTTCCGGCGAGTGTACGGCGATCTGCTGACCGATTGGTTTGGCGCAGCGCCCGCCACCACGGGGCAGGTGCTGTTTAGAAACTTCCCGACGGTTTCGCTCTTTTCCGACGTGGTTGAAACTGTAGCCTCGGGCGACTGGACCAACCGGGCTGTCTGGACGGTGGGCCGACAGCCGATGCCGGGCGAATTTGTGCGGGTCAATGCCGGGCACACGGTTACCATTGGGCAAAACGTGTCAGTTCGGAACGTGAAGCTGGACGGCAAATTACAGTTTACCGGACCCTACAAACTGAGTATTACCGGGTAG
- a CDS encoding DUF1800 domain-containing protein, translating into MSSLNPHTAVLTPQTAAHLLRRASFGATSAEVAEFVGLTAGQAVERLVNNANYALPPPIDLNDARSTVGQPIRTIPYDGDRNSELGYFVSYWWLGVMLGQNQPIGLLDKLTLFWQNHFVTTREGVDDYRFIWRYLHLLRTHALGNFRTFLIEVTKDPAMLKYLNGNENEAGSPNENFGRELQELFTVGILDPAGQYNYTEDDVKAAARVLTGWKFSNYWVSGSTTIGTTFDPAKHDTTDKVFSASYNHAVIRGRSGPTAGDDELNDLVAMLLTHPQTARFICRKLYRWFVNPNVTPEVETAVIEPLAQFFASPGNDWAIRPVLEKLLTSDVFFSPQNRGAMIKSPVELVVGTLRQLQLPPPDMVTRPASYRKYMDIFYWRLRDLGQPLLDQPTVFGYEPYYQTGFSKIWINTTTIALRGALIDYLVQGYFEVEPGYRLKPDWVARIEAIQPNFSDVPPLIPTNPPTGTRAVTCEEVVAALLDGVFATDLFASQTDFLIDKIMMQEIPRLSWEFEWNAYRRDPADSYRRNTVLWRLENLMKFALRMAEYHVV; encoded by the coding sequence GTGTCCTCTCTCAACCCACATACCGCTGTTCTGACCCCCCAAACAGCGGCCCATTTGCTCCGGCGGGCGTCGTTTGGGGCGACATCGGCCGAGGTAGCCGAGTTTGTGGGGCTTACAGCGGGTCAGGCGGTGGAGCGGCTGGTGAATAATGCAAACTATGCTCTGCCGCCCCCCATCGACCTCAACGATGCCAGGTCCACCGTGGGGCAGCCCATTCGTACTATTCCGTACGATGGCGACCGCAATTCGGAGTTGGGCTATTTTGTGTCGTACTGGTGGCTGGGCGTGATGCTGGGTCAAAACCAGCCGATTGGTCTGCTCGATAAACTGACCTTGTTCTGGCAAAATCACTTCGTAACTACCCGCGAGGGCGTCGACGATTATCGGTTCATCTGGCGGTATCTGCACCTGCTGCGTACGCATGCGCTGGGCAACTTCCGAACGTTCCTGATTGAGGTGACCAAAGACCCGGCCATGCTCAAATATCTCAACGGCAACGAAAACGAGGCTGGTTCGCCCAATGAGAACTTCGGCCGGGAGTTGCAGGAGTTGTTTACGGTCGGGATTCTCGACCCCGCCGGGCAGTACAACTACACCGAAGACGACGTGAAAGCGGCCGCGCGGGTGCTTACCGGCTGGAAGTTCAGCAACTATTGGGTGAGTGGCTCCACCACCATCGGCACCACCTTCGACCCTGCCAAACACGACACCACCGACAAGGTATTTTCGGCCAGTTATAATCATGCCGTGATCCGGGGGCGGAGTGGCCCCACGGCGGGCGACGATGAGCTGAACGACCTGGTGGCCATGCTGCTGACCCACCCGCAAACGGCCCGGTTTATCTGCCGTAAGCTTTACCGTTGGTTCGTTAATCCGAATGTAACCCCCGAGGTCGAAACGGCCGTGATTGAGCCGTTGGCCCAATTTTTTGCCTCGCCGGGTAACGATTGGGCCATTCGGCCGGTGCTGGAAAAACTGCTCACAAGCGACGTGTTTTTTAGCCCCCAAAATCGGGGAGCCATGATCAAATCGCCCGTGGAGCTGGTGGTGGGCACGTTGCGCCAGTTACAGCTACCCCCGCCCGACATGGTCACCCGCCCGGCCTCGTACCGGAAGTACATGGATATTTTTTACTGGCGGCTTCGCGACCTTGGGCAGCCGCTGCTCGATCAGCCAACGGTGTTTGGGTACGAGCCGTATTACCAGACGGGGTTCTCTAAAATCTGGATCAACACCACCACCATTGCTCTGCGCGGGGCCCTGATCGATTATCTGGTGCAGGGCTATTTTGAGGTCGAACCGGGGTACCGGCTCAAGCCCGACTGGGTGGCCCGGATCGAGGCCATTCAGCCTAATTTTTCGGATGTGCCCCCGCTAATTCCCACCAACCCGCCTACGGGCACGCGGGCCGTAACCTGCGAAGAAGTAGTGGCGGCCCTGCTCGACGGTGTGTTTGCTACCGACCTGTTTGCGAGTCAGACGGATTTTCTGATCGATAAAATCATGATGCAGGAGATTCCCCGGCTGTCGTGGGAGTTTGAGTGGAATGCGTACCGACGGGACCCTGCCGATTCGTACCGCCGAAATACGGTGCTCTGGCGGCTCGAAAACCTCATGAAATTCGCCCTCCGCATGGCTGAGTACCATGTCGTATGA
- a CDS encoding sensor histidine kinase: MIRVLLYMMSFWLALGPVLGQKRERTRWVDAEDDLRGVSWRFKAGDSLRWADPTYEPLNWEHQSPDNSLQNNEALWKAGKGWFRMAFRMRPSAVGKDIQLVVQQFGASEIFLDGRLLAKVKPTRFDSGGSQRVIQFVSISVADTSRHVLAIRYQFRRDPVLFGAVDIDPLYVSFRPVSEAALSVVWGRWLTLGNIFFASVFAILAFLHVLFYRVNRSQRIHYTLAWMMIFFTLAFGIGELDNHTATLTQQAVVDPTEDVLICFGFILLLTTAYQYLHLRRGWAYYVLIGIAVANLVYEISTNKRYESLGVIPLLLILIDYVRLSWIGRRRGDADSRLPWNSIKMALYCLGLIFVYSVGLAILEITAQNDFDSSILIPILLLFGVILFSIPVGLSLSLVRDYARTYQALSDNLREVQQLSARTLAQEQEKQQILATQNDRLEQQVRERTAELHQSLEELRATQEQLVQREKLASLGELTAGIAHEIQNPLNFVNNFAEVSVELLGELHEERTRPTGRDEDLETELLEDLKQNVQKINEHGKRASSIVRGMLQHSRANGGQKEPTDLNALVDEYQRLAYHGMRAKDKGGPTGRFNVHLETALTPDLPSIKLVKEDIGRVLVNLFNNAFYAVEQQSKTTDQPNYRPTVWVSTAAQADALVIRIRDNGTGIPAEVARKVFQPFFTTKPTGQGTGLGLSLSYDIVTKGHGGTMILTSEPGLFTEFVITLPVAS; encoded by the coding sequence ATGATCCGGGTATTGCTGTACATGATGAGTTTCTGGCTGGCGTTGGGGCCGGTGCTGGGACAAAAGCGGGAACGCACGCGCTGGGTAGATGCCGAAGATGACCTGCGGGGGGTGTCGTGGCGGTTCAAAGCGGGTGATAGCCTGCGCTGGGCCGACCCGACCTATGAGCCCCTCAACTGGGAGCACCAATCGCCCGACAACTCGTTGCAGAATAATGAGGCACTCTGGAAAGCTGGCAAAGGCTGGTTTCGGATGGCCTTTCGAATGCGGCCTTCGGCTGTCGGCAAAGACATACAGCTGGTGGTACAGCAGTTTGGAGCATCTGAAATCTTTCTCGACGGTCGTCTTCTGGCAAAGGTCAAGCCCACCCGCTTCGATTCGGGCGGTTCGCAGCGTGTGATCCAGTTTGTCTCAATCAGCGTTGCCGATACAAGTAGGCATGTGCTGGCCATTCGCTATCAATTTCGGCGCGATCCGGTTCTGTTTGGTGCGGTCGACATTGACCCCCTCTATGTAAGTTTCAGACCGGTTAGCGAAGCCGCGCTTTCAGTGGTATGGGGGCGCTGGCTGACACTCGGTAATATTTTCTTCGCCAGTGTTTTTGCTATTCTGGCCTTTCTGCATGTGTTGTTTTATCGGGTCAATCGTAGTCAGCGAATCCATTATACGCTGGCCTGGATGATGATATTCTTTACGTTGGCATTCGGTATAGGTGAGCTGGATAACCATACAGCAACACTGACACAGCAGGCGGTGGTTGATCCAACGGAAGATGTGCTTATCTGCTTTGGGTTTATCCTACTCCTTACGACCGCCTATCAGTACCTGCATCTCCGGCGGGGCTGGGCCTATTATGTTTTGATAGGGATAGCCGTGGCCAATTTGGTCTACGAAATTAGTACTAACAAACGCTACGAAAGTCTGGGGGTAATTCCGTTGTTGCTCATTCTGATCGACTACGTGCGTCTCAGCTGGATTGGCCGCCGACGGGGCGATGCCGACTCCCGCTTGCCGTGGAATTCTATCAAAATGGCCCTGTATTGTCTGGGGCTGATTTTTGTTTACAGCGTGGGGTTGGCCATTCTAGAGATCACGGCCCAAAATGATTTCGATAGCTCGATCCTGATTCCGATCTTACTGCTTTTTGGCGTTATTCTGTTCAGCATCCCGGTGGGGCTGTCGCTCTCGCTTGTGCGCGATTACGCCCGTACGTATCAGGCTCTGTCCGACAATCTTCGTGAGGTGCAGCAACTCTCGGCCCGCACATTGGCGCAGGAGCAGGAAAAACAGCAGATTCTGGCTACGCAAAACGACCGGCTGGAGCAGCAGGTTCGGGAGCGAACGGCCGAGCTACACCAGTCGCTCGAAGAGCTTAGGGCCACGCAGGAACAACTGGTTCAGCGCGAAAAACTGGCGTCGTTGGGGGAACTGACGGCTGGTATCGCCCACGAGATTCAGAACCCGCTCAACTTCGTGAATAACTTTGCCGAGGTGAGTGTGGAGCTGCTCGGTGAGCTGCACGAAGAACGAACCCGACCCACCGGCCGCGACGAAGACCTGGAAACCGAATTACTGGAGGATCTGAAGCAGAATGTTCAAAAAATAAACGAGCACGGCAAACGGGCTTCCAGTATTGTGCGGGGTATGTTGCAGCACAGCCGCGCCAACGGAGGGCAAAAAGAACCCACCGACCTGAACGCGCTGGTCGACGAGTACCAGCGGCTGGCTTACCACGGTATGCGGGCCAAAGATAAAGGGGGGCCAACGGGGCGTTTCAACGTGCATCTGGAAACCGCGCTGACCCCCGACTTGCCTTCTATTAAACTGGTGAAGGAAGACATAGGCCGGGTGCTGGTCAACCTGTTCAACAATGCGTTTTACGCCGTAGAGCAACAGTCAAAAACTACCGATCAGCCCAACTACCGGCCTACGGTTTGGGTGTCTACAGCCGCCCAGGCCGATGCCCTTGTGATTCGGATTCGCGACAATGGTACGGGGATTCCGGCCGAGGTGGCCCGGAAAGTTTTTCAGCCTTTTTTCACGACAAAGCCCACGGGGCAGGGCACCGGCCTGGGGCTATCGCTCAGTTACGACATTGTGACCAAAGGACATGGCGGCACCATGATCCTAACCTCAGAGCCGGGTTTGTTTACCGAGTTTGTGATTACGTTGCCGGTGGCGTCGTAA
- a CDS encoding ion transporter, whose translation MNERWERIRHRMHEIIFEADTPAGRAFDLTLLVLILLSVLIVILESVPALASQFGAFFEKVEWIFTILFTIEFVLRLISVRRPLGYLFSFFGLVDLLSILPGYVGLFMVGGNELMAVRILRLIRIFRILKLGEYTAAARLLAYSLRESRAKIAVFFVTILSLVVVLGAMMYVVEGRTNGFESIPLSIYWAVITITTVGYGDIVPATAAGKFIATLIMMLGYVIIAVPTGIVAVSISAASSRLAVSTQSCPNCSRQGHDPDAVHCKYCGAKL comes from the coding sequence ATGAACGAACGTTGGGAGCGCATTCGGCACCGGATGCACGAAATCATTTTTGAGGCCGACACCCCGGCCGGCCGGGCCTTTGACCTGACGCTGCTGGTGTTGATTCTGCTGAGCGTGCTGATTGTGATTCTGGAGAGTGTGCCCGCATTGGCCAGTCAGTTCGGCGCTTTCTTTGAAAAGGTCGAATGGATATTTACCATTCTGTTTACGATCGAGTTCGTACTGCGGCTGATCAGCGTCCGCCGGCCGTTAGGGTATCTATTCAGCTTTTTCGGGCTGGTCGATCTGCTGTCTATTTTACCGGGTTACGTGGGGCTGTTTATGGTGGGCGGCAACGAGCTGATGGCCGTTCGGATTCTGCGACTCATCCGGATTTTTCGGATTTTGAAGCTGGGCGAGTACACCGCTGCGGCCCGCTTGCTGGCGTATTCGTTGCGGGAGAGCCGGGCCAAAATCGCCGTATTTTTCGTCACCATTCTGTCGCTTGTGGTGGTGCTGGGGGCCATGATGTACGTGGTCGAAGGGCGTACCAACGGGTTCGAGAGTATTCCGCTGAGTATTTACTGGGCTGTGATCACGATCACGACGGTTGGGTACGGCGACATTGTACCCGCTACGGCGGCTGGTAAGTTTATTGCGACCCTCATTATGATGCTCGGCTACGTGATTATTGCTGTGCCTACCGGCATTGTGGCCGTGAGTATCAGTGCCGCCAGTAGTCGGTTGGCTGTCTCGACCCAATCGTGCCCCAACTGTAGCCGACAGGGCCACGATCCCGATGCCGTGCACTGCAAATACTGCGGGGCTAAGCTCTGA